From the genome of Pelmatolapia mariae isolate MD_Pm_ZW linkage group LG12, Pm_UMD_F_2, whole genome shotgun sequence, one region includes:
- the LOC134638364 gene encoding natterin-3-like, with product MMLSLLLLLALSPASPQGTVKKHSENRNVTSLNPDLDRAPEMTDISVNTSVYQHLLFPAKMKQKRQAFDNKGSVKWQTWNNSLPDGAVAIYNTYEERTDYVCKYGCHAGFYSRSLGDFCHYPCGGREHRTDSFDILVNEDNFGILEWKKGYRGSVSKHAVRTCSSDELYVGKNEYGLGKVHPRRRSFFLPWGGKVYLYESYEVLTINRDVDSETISDVRYKTNDAKIIEYPPETMQISSSDNKECNPVTKTVTLSKTVRDEKRWDISTSVSVGVTTTFTTGIPNVASKSFQVSGQFTFDYSKGATHAKELSHTVEEQVSVPPNHSCKVKMLAYWYNVNIPFTALLTRNYRNKTIERLNISGTYYSIQTGEVRAVVERCEYLTSVQPCLQIHNNTPNLLPATDCQPAHGAPHLSPCGSWGRLQLPCDPELDK from the exons ATGATG CTGTCATTGCTGTTGCTGCTGGCTCTGTCCCCAGCCAGTCCTCAGGGCACTGTGAAGAAGCACTCAGAGAACAGAAATG TGACCTCTCTGAACCCAGATCTGGACAGAGCTCCTGAAATGACAGACATCTCAGTTAACACATCAGTATATCAACATCTTTTGTTTCCTGCCAAGATGAAACAGAAAAGGCAGGCGTTTGATAATAAGGGCAGCGTGAAATGGCAGACCTGGAATAATTCCCTCCCTGATGGAGCAGTGGCAATTTACAACACATATGAGGAACGTACTGACTATGTCTGTAAATATGGATGCCATGCTGGCTTCTACAGCCGTAGCTTGGGAGATTTCTGCCACTATCCGTGTGGCGGCAGAGAGCATCGTACGGACTCATTTGATATCCTTGTGAATGAAGACAACTTTGGGATCCTGGAGTGGAAGAAAGGTTACCGTGGCTCAGTGTCCAAACATGCAGTTAGAACATGTTCTAGTGATGAGCTTTATGTTGGAAAAAACGAGTATGGTCTAGGTAAAGTGCATCCTAGACGTAGGTCATTTTTTCTACCTTGGGGAGGTAAAGTATATTTGTACGAGTCCTATGAGGTGCTGACCATTAATAGAGATGTTGACAGTGAGACCATCTCTGATGTCAGGTATAAAACTAATGACGCTAAAATCATAGAGTATCCTCCAGAGACCATGCAAATCTCTTCCAGTGATAACAAAGAATGCAATCCAGTGACAAAGACAGTTACTCTTTCAAAGACAGTTAGAGATGAGAAAAGGTGGGACATTAGCACTTCTGTCTCGGTTGGTGTCACTACGACTTTCACTACAGGAATCCCTAACGTAGCATCCAAAAGCTTTCAGGTTAGTGGTCAGTTTACATTTGACTATTCAAAGGGGGCAACTCATGCAAAAGAGCTCTCCCACACTGTTGAAGAACAGGTCTCCGTCCCACCAAACCACTCCTGCAAAGTCAAAATGCTGGCTTATTGGTACAATGTAAACATCCCTTTTACTGCTCTCCTCACCCGAAACTACAGGAACAAAACAATTGAACGATTAAACATCTCAGGGACATACTACAGCATCCAGACGGGAGAGGTCCGTGCTGTGGTAGAAAGATGTGAATACCTAACTTCTGTACAGCCTTGCCTACAAATACATAATAACACACCAAATCTTCT cccggCAACAGACTGCCAGCCTGCCCATGGTGCACCCCACCTCTCGCCCTGTGGCAGCTGGGGTAGGCTCCAGCTTCCCTGTGATCCTGAACTCGATAAGTAG